The DNA window AACGCGGTGTTAATAGTCTGAATAGGCTAATGCATCACCCGCATCAGCCGTTTAGGAGCCAGCCGACCATCATCTAACTGATGGCCCACACCAAGGAACTCCTCTTTAGGTCCATAGAGGCGGATGAGACCGCTTTGTAACAGGCCTGGCACAAAAACCGCCTGCCCCTGGGTAAGGTAATGTGTACTGTCCGCATCCAGGTGCACTTCTGGCAAGTCCTGCAAGGCTAAATCCATGGGTTGTAAATACACATCGAGGGCTGCCTCACCCGCTTCCGCACACCGTTCCAACTCGGTCATGGTGCACATCAATGGCTGCTCAAAAGGCCCCAGCCCGAGCCGCCGCAGGGCGCTCACATGAGCACCGCAGCCCAAAGCCTTGCCAATATCTTCCACCAAAGTGCGAATATAGGTGCCCTTACTGCAGCGCACTTCCAGACTCAGGCTTTGATCATCAAAGCCCGTTAGTGTGAGTTCGTGAATAGTGACCTGACGCGGCTGACGTTCCACCTCCGTCCCCTGACGCGCCAGCCGATACAGTCTCTGCCCCTCATGTTTGAGCGCTGAGTACATGGGTGGCACCTGATCAATCGGTCCCCGAAACTGCGCCAATACGCGCTCAATCAACGCCTCATCTAAAGTCGGAATGGGATGACGCTCAATCACTTCACCCTCGGCATCTGCGGTGCGCGTGATCTCGCCCAAGCGACAGGTGGTTTGGTAATGTTTGTTCGCCTCCAGCAGCAGACCGCTGACCTTGGTGGCCTCGCCAAAACACAGCGGTAACAGTCCGGTGGCCAAGGGATCCAAACTGCCGGTGTGGCCGGCTTTGCGGGCGCGCAACAAATATTTCACCCGTTGCAGAGCTTGGTTGGAACTGAGGCCCCGCGGCTTATCGAGCAGAATCAGGCCGTGCACATCACGACGCTGAATTTTGGGTTTACTCATTGCGATTTCTTGTCTTCTGCCAGTGCCTGATCGATCAAAGCAGATAGACGCGCACCGCGCTCTTGGGTGTCGTCGTAGTGGAAATGTAGTTCTGGCACCATACGCAGCCGCATGCGCCGACCCAGCTCGCGCCGCAAAAAACCAGCGGCGCGGCGCAGACCCTCGACACTGGA is part of the Ectothiorhodosinus mongolicus genome and encodes:
- the truB gene encoding tRNA pseudouridine(55) synthase TruB, whose amino-acid sequence is MSKPKIQRRDVHGLILLDKPRGLSSNQALQRVKYLLRARKAGHTGSLDPLATGLLPLCFGEATKVSGLLLEANKHYQTTCRLGEITRTADAEGEVIERHPIPTLDEALIERVLAQFRGPIDQVPPMYSALKHEGQRLYRLARQGTEVERQPRQVTIHELTLTGFDDQSLSLEVRCSKGTYIRTLVEDIGKALGCGAHVSALRRLGLGPFEQPLMCTMTELERCAEAGEAALDVYLQPMDLALQDLPEVHLDADSTHYLTQGQAVFVPGLLQSGLIRLYGPKEEFLGVGHQLDDGRLAPKRLMRVMH